The nucleotide window GGCGCAAAGCCGACGACATCGCCCTGTGGAAAAGGAGAGGGGTTAACTGTTCAGATTGCCATCGGCGGCAAAGTCAACTCTCGGTGGGTACGCCCCCTCGCAACCAACGACACTCGACAGCCCGCCTCACATGAGGAGGCCTGTCGGCGTTTGGCGTTATGTTTCGCCGATTCAATTCACGAGCAATATCTCATGCCGAGCCGTGGTGTAGATTATTTCAAACACCCTTTGTTCAACGTCATGATCCGCGCGTCGATGGCGTGAAGCAGGGCTGCATCGTGAGAAATGGCGATGATTGCCAATTTGCGGGCCCGGATCACCTCCAGCATTGCGTGCCAGAGCCGGGCTTGGGAGATGGCGTCGTGCATCGCCGTCATCTCGTCGGCGATCAGCACCCGGGTGGCGGGGCCGAGTGCCCGGACGATGGCGACGCGCTGGAGTTCCCCGCCGGACAGTTCGTGCGGGTAGCGGCCGTGCCAGTCCGGTTCGATGCCGAAGCGTTGCAGGGTAGCGTCGTCGGGCCGCCACCCTTCGGCCAGGATGCGGCCGACCTTCCACCGGGGGTTCACGGCGGTTTCCGCATGTTGGAAAAGAACCTGGACGGGTGAAACCCCGGTCGCGGGCAGTGGCGCGCCGTCGAGCCTGACCTCGCCCCGGATCGGCCTG belongs to Azospirillum ramasamyi and includes:
- a CDS encoding ABC transporter ATP-binding protein; this translates as MLEARSIDFAWSASGPKVLDDVSLTAAPGEVLGIRGPSGTGKTTLARILGGFLRPIRGEVRLDGAPLPATGVSPVQVLFQHAETAVNPRWKVGRILAEGWRPDDATLQRFGIEPDWHGRYPHELSGGELQRVAIVRALGPATRVLIADEMTAMHDAISQARLWHAMLEVIRARKLAIIAISHDAALLHAIDARIMTLNKGCLK